One window from the genome of Diabrotica virgifera virgifera chromosome 6, PGI_DIABVI_V3a encodes:
- the LOC126886216 gene encoding uncharacterized protein LOC126886216, with protein MGVSFDELASILDTSEKKILKREFSHLDDDTFNLLTCKGVFCYDYIDSVEKLDETSLPNIRYFYNKLNNEYISEEKYAHAQSVWNKFNCKNLGEYSDLYLKTDILLLADVFEQFRQKCRDTYKLDPAWYYTMPGYTWDCMLRYTKCKLELLKDVDMILFMEKAIRGGISVCSNRYSEANNKYMSTYDPTQPSKYIMYLDVNNVYGWAMSEALPIGGFKWIEDGTKFGVASKSTNLPEGHIDIMSIPNDAKEGYFFQVDLEYPRELHDKHKDFPFAAEHRIPPGSKLPKLIPTLYHKTKYIIHYRNLKQALENGLILTKIHRVLKFKQSAWLRPYIELNTNLRTAATSSFEKNLFKLMNNAVFGKTMENIRLHRIVKLCKKWHGRYGAKNLIASSRFHSRTIFHENLVAIELKKSEVCFNKPLYIGAAILDISKLCMYDFHYNFMLPTMGEENCSLLYMDTDSFIYELQCSDAYREVLKVHSSKFDTSDYAENNPYDIVRLNKKIPGLMKDEANGKIITHFIGLRSKMYTFKMQITDVEREKERQRLERKQLNKERIESDVSNLGITKKAKGVKYNVVRNKITYEDYEKCLKEFKIQNASQRCIRSYQHSVFSIEQSKTALSPYDDKRYLIPKSFNTLPWGHSNIS; from the coding sequence ATGGGAGTTTCATTCGACGAATTAGCATCAATTTTAGACACATCGGAAAAGAAGATTTTAAAACGAGAATTTAGTCATTTAGATGATGATACATTCAATTTGTTAACTTGTAAAGGAGTATTTTGTTACGATTATATCGATAGTGTGGAAAAATTAGATGAAACTTCTTTACCCAACATTAGGTATTTTTATAATAAGCTAAATAATGAATATATTAGTGAAGAGAAGTATGCTCATGCGCAGAGtgtttggaataaatttaatTGTAAAAATTTGGGTGAATACAGCGATTTGTATTTGAAAACAGATATTCTGCTGCTGGCTGATGTGTTTGAGCAGTTTCGACAAAAATGTCGAGACACGTATAAACTAGATCCTGCTTGGTATTATACCATGCCAGGATACACGTGGGATTGTATGCTGAGATACACAAAATGTAAATTAGAATTGCTAAAAGATGTGGATATGATTTTGTTCATGGAAAAAGCCATAAGAGGCGGAATATCTGTTTGCAGCAACAGGTATTCGGAGGCCAACAACAAATACATGTCGACGTATGACCCCACACAACCCTCTAAATACATCATGTATTTAGACGTGAATAATGTGTATGGCTGGGCCATGAGTGAGGCTTTACCAATAGGAGGATTCAAATGGATTGAAGATGGTACCAAATTTGGTGTTGCATCAAAATCCACTAATCTTCCCGAAGGTCATATTGATATTATGTCAATACCAAATGATGCGAAAGAGGGCTATTTTTTCCAAGTTGACTTGGAGTATCCACGCGAATTGCATGATAAACACAAAGATTTTCCATTTGCTGCCGAACACCGCATTCCGCCCGGTTCAAAATTGCCAAAGTTAATACCGACCTTATatcacaaaacaaaatatattattcattatagAAATCTTAAACAGGCATTAGAGAACGGTTTAATTTTAACAAAGATACACAGAGTGTTGAAATTTAAACAATCTGCGTGGCTGCGACCATATATTGAGTTAAACACCAACTTACGAACAGCAGCCACAAGTAGCTTCGAAAaaaatctctttaaattaatgaataatgcTGTGTTCGGTAAGACAATGGAGAACATAAGACTTCATCGTATcgtaaaattatgtaaaaaatggCATGGAAGGTACGGAGCCAAAAATTTGATTGCAAGTAGTCGATTTCATAGTCGAACGATCTTTCATGAGAATTTGGTGGCTATCGAACTGAAAAAATCAGAAGTATGCTTTAATAAACCCCTGTATATAGGCGCAGCAATCCTTGATATATCCAAATTATGTATGTAcgattttcattataactttatgCTTCCAACGATGGGAGAAGAAAACTGTTCATTGCTGTACATGGACACAGACAGCTTTATTTATGAACTGCAATGTTCAGATGCATATAGAGAGGTTTTAAAAGTACATTCAAGCAAATTCGATACCTCCGACTACGCCGAAAATAACCCATATGACATAGTacgattaaataaaaaaatccctGGATTAATGAAGGATGAGGCAAATGGGAAAATAATTACACATTTTATTGGGCTAAGATCAAAAATGTACAcatttaaaatgcaaataacaGACGTGGAGAGGGAAAAAGAAAGACAGCGCCTGGAACGAAAACAACTAAACAAAGAGAGAATTGAAAGCGACGTAAGCAATTTGGGAATAACAAAAAAGGCAAAAGGAGTGAAATATAATGTCGTTCGAAATAAAATTACGTACGAAGACTATGAAAAATGTCTTAaagaattcaaaattcaaaacgCAAGCCAAAGATGTATTCGGTCGTATCAACATTCAGTATTTAGCATCGAACAGTCCAAAACGGCTCTAAGTCCTTATGACGACAAGCGGTACTTAATACCAAAATCATTTAATACGCTTCCGTGGGGGCATTctaatatttcgtaa